A stretch of the Solanum dulcamara chromosome 6, daSolDulc1.2, whole genome shotgun sequence genome encodes the following:
- the LOC129891533 gene encoding omega-6 fatty acid desaturase, chloroplastic — protein sequence MACSVADSGFLFLVPRKRPAHSTRIGQIASSGTYCLKWESLPQRSSKQKGCLIYSRKKNVVQAVAVPIAPSPLDCADERKRLSEKYGFRQIGEPLPDEVTMRDITDSLPKKVFEIDDGKALKSVLISVTSYTLGLFMIAKAPWYLLPLAWAWTGTAVTGFFVIGHDCAHKSFSKNKLLEDIVGTLAFLPLIYPYEPWRFKHDRHHAKTNMLHEDTAWQPVWKEEFDSIPALRKAIILGYGPIRPWMSIAHWWLCHFNLKKFRPNEINKVKISLGCVFAFMAVGWPLIIWKTGIIGWIKFWLMPWLGYHFWMSTFTMVHHTAPHIPFKTSDEWNATQAQLNGTVHCDYPSWIEVLCHDINVHIPHHISSRIPSYNLRAAHQSLQENWGKYLNEASWNWRLMKTILTVCHVYDKERNYVAFDEVVPEEAQPITFLKKVMPDYA from the exons ATGGCTTGCAGTGTTGCAGACTCTGGTTTCCTGTTCTTG gtTCCCAGGAAAAGACCAGCTCATAGCACTAGAATTGGGCAAATTGCTTCTTCTG GAACATATTGTCTAAAGTGGGAAAGTCTGCCTCAGAGAAGCTCGAAACAGAAAGGCTGCTTAATTTACTCGAGAAAGAAAAATGTTGTACAAGCTGTTGCAGTTCCGATAGCACCTTCACCCTTAGACTGTGCAGACGAAAGGAAACGATTAAGTGAAAAATATGGTTTTAGACAAATTGGAGAACCATTACCTGATGAAGTCACAATGAGAGATATTACTGACTCACTACCAAAGAAG GTATTCGAGATTGATGATGGAAAGGCGTTGAAGTCAGTTTTGATATCAGTAACTTCATACACGCTGGGGCTCTTCATGATTGCCAAAGCTCCATGGTATCTACTTCCCCTGGCCTGGGCTTGGACAGGAACAGCAGTTACAGGG ttCTTTGTAATAGGACATGATTGCGCTCACAAATCCTTTTCAAAGAACAAATTATTGGAAGATATTGTTGGAACTCTAGCCTTTTTGCCATTGATATATCCCTATGAGCCATGGAGGTTCAAGCATGATCGGCATCACGCGAAAACAAACAT GTTGCACGAAGACACAGCTTGGCAGCCTGTTTGGAAGGAGGAGTTTGATTCAATCCCTGCTCTGAGGAAGGCAATTATACTTGGTTACGGCCCTATTCGACCTTGGATGTCTATAGCTCACTG GTGGCTCTGTCATTTCAATTTGAAGAAGTTCAGACCAAATGAAATTAACAAGGTGAAGATAAGTTTGGGTTGCGTCTTTGCTTTTATGGCAGTTGGCTGGCCACTGATAATCTGGAAAACGGGGATTATTGGATGGATCAAGTTCTGGTTGATGCCATGGTTGGGTTATCACTTTTGG ATGAGTACTTTTACGATGGTTCATCATACAGCACCACACATACCCTTCAAAACTTCCGATGAGTGGAATGCCACTCAGGCCCAGCTGAATGGCACAGTTCACTGTGACTATCCTAGTTG GATTGAGGTTCTTTGTCATGATATAAATGTTCATATTCCCCACCACATATCTTCCAGAATACCAAGTTATAATTTACGGGCAGCTCATCAATCTCTCCAAGAGAACTGGGGAAAG TACCTGAACGAGGCTTCATGGAACTGGCGTCTAATGAAGACCATACTGACAGTATGCCATGTCTATGATAAGGAGCGGAATTATGTTGCATTTGATGAAGTTGTCCCCGAAGAAGCCCAGCCAATCACATTCCTTAAAAAAGTAATGCCTGACTACGCTTGA
- the LOC129891532 gene encoding formin-like protein 18 isoform X1, translated as MALLRKLFYRKPPDGLLEICERVYVFDCCFTTDVWEEENYKGYAGGVISQLRDHYPDASILVFNFREGLSQSLMANILSEYDLTIMDYPRHYEGCPLLSMEVMHHFLRSSESWLSLGQQNVLLMHCERGGWPVLAFMLAALLIYRKHYTGEQKTLDMIYKQAPRELLYLLQPLNPIPSQLRYLQYVARRNVNMQWPPLDRALTLDCIIIRAIPNFDGEGGCRPIFRIYGQDPFVVSDRSPKILFSTPKRNKVVRHYKQAECELVKIDINCHIQGDVVLECICLHDDLEREQMMFRTMFNTAFIRSNILILNRDELDTLWDAKDQFPKDFRAEVLFSEMDTAASVLPVDLSCFEEKDGLPVEAFAKVQEIFSSVDWISPKAGAAHNVLQQITTPGLIQENLESIPPLSTDTNMLLDQANLETPGERKGPAPVDNNAKGSSPFMLEQQSMSSIKSSSKVHQSDQQKAEAQFVGTKSEMKVSKVQPSIPLSKPSPADLSTEPNASSVSSQPSPYVLPTSEHPPLIKELDPHVRECGKLNDLPSLPETKAPHFKTSISTPPSSSSIPGKDQGIGIGLVLSPTPVTAAPLTPPMKDKLVTGTVPYASPATPSRTQGPPIVSLKDDRPTTSQPDRYLLPPAAQQPAHEGEPASPPHLTGLSVSPSPMAPSPHTPPVKDKLVTGTVPSASQAAPPRTQCSPIVSLKDDRPAMSQSDAPMLTRTAQQPAYEGESTSPSLTAQQPADEAAKKEPTRPLHPSKSCPPSLAPPNSFSPSAAIPFIKPLEQQFVQRSNLSPPPPPPPPQHPTSLLNENVASIGGSPQPPAPPTPPLKEHSVFRGVPSPPPPPPPPPPRDSCPLFTPPVLNKNSACTSGPLEPVPTLKGSSAFRDKSPPLPPPPPPPPCQLTTTQVLSRNSSSISELPPPPPPPPPTPPYKEKVVPQTGVPPPPPPPLPVQPMKENSSFNGGPSPPPPPPLPAAQASKLANVSAMPSPPPPPALGSPQSVPSAPPPPVPSLKPDLKAGSGMIQSPSKGSNLPTSPSPPPPSAPPPGIKGRGPLSTMNSRSHSSKKLKPLHWLKISRAVSGSLWAEAQKCSDAPKAPEIDISELESLFSAAVPTSGQGSSGGKRSSGTSMGQKPEKVQLVDLRRAYNCEIMLSKVKIPLHDMLSSVLALEDSALDVDQVENLIKFCPTKEEMETLKGYKGEKEKLGRCEQFMLELMQVPRTESKLRVFSFKIQFESQVSELRKSLNIVNSAADQIKGSSKLKRIMQTILSLGNALNQGTARGSAVGFRLDSLLKLTETRARNNKMTLMHYLCKVLADKLPELLDFSNDLSSLEPCAKIQLKFLAEEMQAISKGLEKVVQELSMSENDGAVSENFLKALKDFLCYAEGEVRSLAQLYSGVGRNVDTLILYFGEDPARCPFEQVITTLLNFRRMFNQALEENRKQVEFKRKKAEKEALEKQKMNDHSEKT; from the exons ATGGCATTGCTACGGAAATTGTTTTATAGGAAGCCACCTGATGGACTGTTAGAGATCTGCGAGAGAGTTTACG TGTTTGATTGCTGTTTCACTACTGATGTTTGGGAGGAAGAAAATTACAAAGGCTATGCAGGAGGTGTGATCAGTCAACTTCGGGATCATTACCCTGACGCGTCAATATTGGTTTTTAATTTTCGTGAGGGTTTGTCGCAGAGCCTGATGGCAAATATTCTGTCTGAGTATGATCTGACAATAATGGACTACCCTCGGCACTATGAGGGTTGTCCCTTGCTTTCAATGGAGGTGATGCACCATTTTCTAAGATCCAGTGAAAGTTGGCTCTCACTTGGGCAACAAAATGTGCTTTTAATGCACTGTGAACGGGGTGGTTGGCCAGTTTTGGCATTTATGTTGGCTGCATTATTGATATACAGGAAACATTACACTGGAGAACAGAAGACCTTAGACATGATTTACAAGCAGGCTCCTCGTGAGCTTTTGTACTTGCTGCAGCCACTGAATCCAATTCCTTCTCAGCTAAGATACCTACAGTATGTAGCCAGGAGGAATGTGAACATGCAGTGGCCTCCATTGGATAGAGCACTCACTTTGGATTGCATCATTATTAGGGCTATACCTAATTTTGATGGCGAGGGTGGTTGCCGGCCAATATTTCGTATCTATGGACAGGACCCGTTTGTAGTTTCTGATCGATCACCAAAAATTTTGTTCTCAACTCCAAAGAGGAATAAAGTTGTCCGGCATTACAAgcag GCCGAATGTGAATTGGTTAAGATTGATATCAATTGCCATATTCAAGGGGATGTTGTGTTGGAATGTATTTGCTTGCACGATGATTTGGAGCGGGAACAAATGATGTTTAGGACCATGTTCAACACAGCTTTTATTAGGTCAAACATTTTGATTCTTAATCGTGATGAACTTGACACTTTATGGGATGCTAAAGATCAATTTCCAAAAGATTTCAGAGCAGAG GTTCTTTTCTCAGAGATGGACACTGCTGCTTCTGTTCTTCCTGTAGATTTGTCCTGTTTTGAGGAGAAGGATGGACTACCAGTGGAGGCATTTGCCAAAGTTCAGGAGATCTTTAGCTCTGTGGATTGGATAAGTCCGAAGGCTGGTGCTGCTCATAATGTGCTCCAACAAATAACCACGCCTGGTTTAATCCAGGAAAATTTGGAATCCATTCCTCCCTTGTCTACAGACACTAACATGCTCCTTGACCAAGCAAATTTGGAGACTCCTGGAGAGAGGAAGGGACCTGCACCAGTGGACAATAATGCTAAAGGCTCGTCACCATTTATGTTGGAGCAGCAGTCTATGTCATCCATCAAATCATCCTCCAAAGTACACCAAAGTGACCAACAGAAAGCTGAAGCTCAATTTGTTGGGACCAAAAGTGAGATGAAGGTGTCAAAAGTGCAGCCATCAATTCCTCTTTCAAAACCTTCTCCTGCTGACCTTAGTACAGAACCTAATGCGTCTTCTGTGTCATCACAACCATCTCCGTACGTTCTCCCAACGTCGGAACATCCTCCACTTATAAAAGAGTTGGATCCTCATGTACGCGAATGTGGTAAGCTGAATGACCTTCCTTCCCTACCTGAAACCAAGGCGCCACACTTCAAGACCAGTATTTCAACTCCACCTTCATCCTCATCCATACCTGGAAAGGATCAGGGTATTGGTATTGGACTAGTTCTATCTCCTACCCCAGTGACAGCAGCACCGCTCACTCCTCCCATGAAGGATAAATTAGTCACTGGAACTGTACCTTATGCATCTCCGGCTACTCCATCCAGAACCCAAGGTCCTCCAATTGTATCCTTGAAGGATGACAGGCCTACTACGTCTCAACCTGATAGATATCTGCTTCCTCCAGCAGCACAACAGCCAGCTCATGAAGGGGAACCTGCTTCACCTCCTCATCTTACTGGATTATCTGTGTCTCCTTCCCCCATGGCACCATCACCGCACACTCCTCCCGTGAAGGATAAACTAGTCACTGGAACTGTACCTTCTGCATCTCAGGCTGCTCCACCCAGAACCCAATGTTCTCCAATTGTTTCCTTGAAGGATGATAGACCTGCTATGTCTCAATCTGATGCACCTATGCTTACTCGAACAGCACAGCAGCCAGCTTATGAAGGGGAATCTACTTCACCTTCTCTGACAGCACAGCAGCCAGCTGATGAAGCTGCTAAAAAGGAACCTACTCGACCTCTTCATCCTTCTAAAAGTTGTCCTCCATCCCTAGCTCCTCCTAATTCTTTTTCTCCATCAGCTGCCATTCCCTTTATCAAACCTTTAGAACAACAATTCGTGCAGAGGAGTAATCTTTCACCACCACCGCCGCCACCACCTCCACAACATCCAACCTCTCTATTGAACGAGAATGTTGCTTCCATTGGTGGATCACCTCAGCCACCTGCTCCTCCTACCCCACCTTTGAAGGAACATTCAGTTTTCAGAGGGGTGCCATCACCTCCACCACCTCCACCTCCTCCACCTCCTCGAGACTCATGCCCATTATTTACGCCCCCAGTATTGAACAAGAATTCTGCCTGTACTAGTGGACCACTTGAACCAGTCCCAACTTTGAAGGGAAGTTCAGCTTTTAGAGATAAGTCACCGCCACTACCACCACCTCCTCCACCACCTCCATGCCAGTTAACTACAACCCAAGTATTGAGCAGAAATTCTTCCTCTATTAGTGAACTGCCTCCACCTCCACCTCCACCTCCACCTACTCCACCTTACAAGGAAAAAGTTGTTCCCCAAACCGGGGTGCCACCACCCCCGCCTCCACCTCTTCCTGTGCAACCTATGAAGGAGAACTCCTCGTTCAATGGTGGACCCTCTCCACCTCCACCCCCTCCTTTGCCTGCTGCACAAGCTTCTAAGCTTGCGAATGTATCTGCAATGCCATCGCCTCCTCCTCCTCCTGCGTTGGGTTCTCCACAAAGTGTTCCTTCTGCTCCCCCTCCTCCAGTCCCTTCTCTCAAGCCGGATCTGAAAGCAGGTTCTGGTATGATACAGTCACCATCCAAAGGTAGTAATCTCCCTACTTCTCCATCTCCACCCCCACCTTCTGCTCCTCCACCTGGCATAAAGGGACGAGGACCATTGTCTACCATGAATTCAAGAAGTCATTCATCAAAGAAACTGAAGCCTTTGCATTGGTTAAAAATATCTAGAGCAGTCTCAGGAAGCTTGTGGGCTGAGGCTCAAAAATGTAGTGATGCTCCCAA GGCACCAGAGATTGATATATCAGAGCTTGAATCTCTCTTCTCAGCCGCAGTTCCAACTTCTGGGCAAGGCAGTTCAGGAGGGAAAAGGAGTTCGGGGACCTCAATGGGGCAGAAGCCGGAGAAAGTGCAACTG GTTGATCTTAGACGGGCTTATAATTGTGAAATCATGCTTTCTAAGGTGAAGATACCACTGCATGACATGCTG AGTTCGGTGCTTGCACTGGAAGATTCAGCACTAGATGTGGATCAGGTGGAGAATCTGATTAAGTTTTGCCCAACTAAGGAGGAGATGGAAACACTCAAG GGTTATAAAGGAGAGAAGGAGAAGTTGGGTCGATGTGAACAG TTTATGTTAGAGTTGATGCAAGTACCACGAACAGAGTCCAAGCTGCGAGTTTTTTCGTTTAAGATTCAGTTTGAATCTCAG GTTTCTGAGCTAAGGAAGAGTCTGAATATTGTGAATTCGGCAGCAGATCAG ATCAAAGgttcatcaaaattgaaaagGATTATGCAAACAATTCTCTCTCTCGGAAATGCTTTGAACCAGGGAACTGCTAGAG GTTCTGCTGTTGGATTCAGGTTAGATAGCCTCCTTAAACTAACAGAGACACGTGCACGAAACAATAAGATGACTCTCATGCATTATCTTTGCAAG GTACTTGCTGACAAATTGCCTGAATTGCTAGATTTTTCTAATGATCTTTCTAGCTTGGAACCTTGCGCAAAG ATACAACTGAAATTTCTTGCAGAGGAAATGCAAGCTATTAGCAAAGGACTGGAGAAAGTTGTACAAGAACTGTCCATGTCTGAAAACGACGGAGCTGTGTCTGAGAATTTCCTTAAG GCTTTGAAGGATTTTCTATGTTATGCTGAAGGTGAAGTGAGGTCCTTGGCTCAACTTTATTCTGGTGTG GGTAGAAATGTTGACACATTGATTCTATACTTTGGTGAAGATCCAGCTCGTTGCCCATTTGAACAAG TTATCACAACATTACTAAACTTCCGAAGGATGTTCAATCAAGCCCTAGAGGAAAACCGAAAGCAGGTGGAGTTTAAGAGAAAGAAAGCAGAGAAGGAAGCATTGGAGAAGCAGAAGATGAATGATCATTCGGAGAAAACTTGA
- the LOC129891532 gene encoding formin-like protein 13 isoform X2 encodes MALLRKLFYRKPPDGLLEICERVYVFDCCFTTDVWEEENYKGYAGGVISQLRDHYPDASILVFNFREGLSQSLMANILSEYDLTIMDYPRHYEGCPLLSMEVMHHFLRSSESWLSLGQQNVLLMHCERGGWPVLAFMLAALLIYRKHYTGEQKTLDMIYKQAPRELLYLLQPLNPIPSQLRYLQYVARRNVNMQWPPLDRALTLDCIIIRAIPNFDGEGGCRPIFRIYGQDPFVVSDRSPKILFSTPKRNKVVRHYKQAECELVKIDINCHIQGDVVLECICLHDDLEREQMMFRTMFNTAFIRSNILILNRDELDTLWDAKDQFPKDFRAEVLFSEMDTAASVLPVDLSCFEEKDGLPVEAFAKVQEIFSSVDWISPKAGAAHNVLQQITTPGLIQENLESIPPLSTDTNMLLDQANLETPGERKGPAPVDNNAKGSSPFMLEQQSMSSIKSSSKVHQSDQQKAEAQFVGTKSEMKVSKVQPSIPLSKPSPADLSTEPNASSVSSQPSPYVLPTSEHPPLIKELDPHVRECGKLNDLPSLPETKAPHFKTSISTPPSSSSIPGKDQGIGIGLVLSPTPVTAAPLTPPMKDKLVTGTVPYASPATPSRTQGPPIVSLKDDRPTTSQPDRYLLPPAAQQPAHEGEPASPPHLTGLSVSPSPMAPSPHTPPVKDKLVTGTVPSASQAAPPRTQCSPIVSLKDDRPAMSQSDAPMLTRTAQQPAYEGESTSPSLTAQQPADEAAKKEPTRPLHPSKSCPPSLAPPNSFSPSAAIPFIKPLEQQFVQRSNLSPPPPPPPPQHPTSLLNENVASIGGSPQPPAPPTPPLKEHSVFRGVPSPPPPPPPPPPRDSCPLFTPPVLNKNSACTSGPLEPVPTLKGSSAFRDKSPPLPPPPPPPPCQLTTTQVLSRNSSSISELPPPPPPPPPTPPYKEKVVPQTGVPPPPPPPLPVQPMKENSSFNGGPSPPPPPPLPAAQASKLANVSAMPSPPPPPALGSPQSVPSAPPPPVPSLKPDLKAGSGMIQSPSKGSNLPTSPSPPPPSAPPPGIKGRGPLSTMNSRSHSSKKLKPLHWLKISRAVSGSLWAEAQKCSDAPKAPEIDISELESLFSAAVPTSGQGSSGGKRSSGTSMGQKPEKVQLVDLRRAYNCEIMLSKVKIPLHDMLSSVLALEDSALDVDQVENLIKFCPTKEEMETLKGYKGEKEKLGRCEQFMLELMQVPRTESKLRVFSFKIQFESQVSELRKSLNIVNSAADQIKGSSKLKRIMQTILSLGNALNQGTARGSAVGFRLDSLLKLTETRARNNKMTLMHYLCKIQLKFLAEEMQAISKGLEKVVQELSMSENDGAVSENFLKALKDFLCYAEGEVRSLAQLYSGVGRNVDTLILYFGEDPARCPFEQVITTLLNFRRMFNQALEENRKQVEFKRKKAEKEALEKQKMNDHSEKT; translated from the exons ATGGCATTGCTACGGAAATTGTTTTATAGGAAGCCACCTGATGGACTGTTAGAGATCTGCGAGAGAGTTTACG TGTTTGATTGCTGTTTCACTACTGATGTTTGGGAGGAAGAAAATTACAAAGGCTATGCAGGAGGTGTGATCAGTCAACTTCGGGATCATTACCCTGACGCGTCAATATTGGTTTTTAATTTTCGTGAGGGTTTGTCGCAGAGCCTGATGGCAAATATTCTGTCTGAGTATGATCTGACAATAATGGACTACCCTCGGCACTATGAGGGTTGTCCCTTGCTTTCAATGGAGGTGATGCACCATTTTCTAAGATCCAGTGAAAGTTGGCTCTCACTTGGGCAACAAAATGTGCTTTTAATGCACTGTGAACGGGGTGGTTGGCCAGTTTTGGCATTTATGTTGGCTGCATTATTGATATACAGGAAACATTACACTGGAGAACAGAAGACCTTAGACATGATTTACAAGCAGGCTCCTCGTGAGCTTTTGTACTTGCTGCAGCCACTGAATCCAATTCCTTCTCAGCTAAGATACCTACAGTATGTAGCCAGGAGGAATGTGAACATGCAGTGGCCTCCATTGGATAGAGCACTCACTTTGGATTGCATCATTATTAGGGCTATACCTAATTTTGATGGCGAGGGTGGTTGCCGGCCAATATTTCGTATCTATGGACAGGACCCGTTTGTAGTTTCTGATCGATCACCAAAAATTTTGTTCTCAACTCCAAAGAGGAATAAAGTTGTCCGGCATTACAAgcag GCCGAATGTGAATTGGTTAAGATTGATATCAATTGCCATATTCAAGGGGATGTTGTGTTGGAATGTATTTGCTTGCACGATGATTTGGAGCGGGAACAAATGATGTTTAGGACCATGTTCAACACAGCTTTTATTAGGTCAAACATTTTGATTCTTAATCGTGATGAACTTGACACTTTATGGGATGCTAAAGATCAATTTCCAAAAGATTTCAGAGCAGAG GTTCTTTTCTCAGAGATGGACACTGCTGCTTCTGTTCTTCCTGTAGATTTGTCCTGTTTTGAGGAGAAGGATGGACTACCAGTGGAGGCATTTGCCAAAGTTCAGGAGATCTTTAGCTCTGTGGATTGGATAAGTCCGAAGGCTGGTGCTGCTCATAATGTGCTCCAACAAATAACCACGCCTGGTTTAATCCAGGAAAATTTGGAATCCATTCCTCCCTTGTCTACAGACACTAACATGCTCCTTGACCAAGCAAATTTGGAGACTCCTGGAGAGAGGAAGGGACCTGCACCAGTGGACAATAATGCTAAAGGCTCGTCACCATTTATGTTGGAGCAGCAGTCTATGTCATCCATCAAATCATCCTCCAAAGTACACCAAAGTGACCAACAGAAAGCTGAAGCTCAATTTGTTGGGACCAAAAGTGAGATGAAGGTGTCAAAAGTGCAGCCATCAATTCCTCTTTCAAAACCTTCTCCTGCTGACCTTAGTACAGAACCTAATGCGTCTTCTGTGTCATCACAACCATCTCCGTACGTTCTCCCAACGTCGGAACATCCTCCACTTATAAAAGAGTTGGATCCTCATGTACGCGAATGTGGTAAGCTGAATGACCTTCCTTCCCTACCTGAAACCAAGGCGCCACACTTCAAGACCAGTATTTCAACTCCACCTTCATCCTCATCCATACCTGGAAAGGATCAGGGTATTGGTATTGGACTAGTTCTATCTCCTACCCCAGTGACAGCAGCACCGCTCACTCCTCCCATGAAGGATAAATTAGTCACTGGAACTGTACCTTATGCATCTCCGGCTACTCCATCCAGAACCCAAGGTCCTCCAATTGTATCCTTGAAGGATGACAGGCCTACTACGTCTCAACCTGATAGATATCTGCTTCCTCCAGCAGCACAACAGCCAGCTCATGAAGGGGAACCTGCTTCACCTCCTCATCTTACTGGATTATCTGTGTCTCCTTCCCCCATGGCACCATCACCGCACACTCCTCCCGTGAAGGATAAACTAGTCACTGGAACTGTACCTTCTGCATCTCAGGCTGCTCCACCCAGAACCCAATGTTCTCCAATTGTTTCCTTGAAGGATGATAGACCTGCTATGTCTCAATCTGATGCACCTATGCTTACTCGAACAGCACAGCAGCCAGCTTATGAAGGGGAATCTACTTCACCTTCTCTGACAGCACAGCAGCCAGCTGATGAAGCTGCTAAAAAGGAACCTACTCGACCTCTTCATCCTTCTAAAAGTTGTCCTCCATCCCTAGCTCCTCCTAATTCTTTTTCTCCATCAGCTGCCATTCCCTTTATCAAACCTTTAGAACAACAATTCGTGCAGAGGAGTAATCTTTCACCACCACCGCCGCCACCACCTCCACAACATCCAACCTCTCTATTGAACGAGAATGTTGCTTCCATTGGTGGATCACCTCAGCCACCTGCTCCTCCTACCCCACCTTTGAAGGAACATTCAGTTTTCAGAGGGGTGCCATCACCTCCACCACCTCCACCTCCTCCACCTCCTCGAGACTCATGCCCATTATTTACGCCCCCAGTATTGAACAAGAATTCTGCCTGTACTAGTGGACCACTTGAACCAGTCCCAACTTTGAAGGGAAGTTCAGCTTTTAGAGATAAGTCACCGCCACTACCACCACCTCCTCCACCACCTCCATGCCAGTTAACTACAACCCAAGTATTGAGCAGAAATTCTTCCTCTATTAGTGAACTGCCTCCACCTCCACCTCCACCTCCACCTACTCCACCTTACAAGGAAAAAGTTGTTCCCCAAACCGGGGTGCCACCACCCCCGCCTCCACCTCTTCCTGTGCAACCTATGAAGGAGAACTCCTCGTTCAATGGTGGACCCTCTCCACCTCCACCCCCTCCTTTGCCTGCTGCACAAGCTTCTAAGCTTGCGAATGTATCTGCAATGCCATCGCCTCCTCCTCCTCCTGCGTTGGGTTCTCCACAAAGTGTTCCTTCTGCTCCCCCTCCTCCAGTCCCTTCTCTCAAGCCGGATCTGAAAGCAGGTTCTGGTATGATACAGTCACCATCCAAAGGTAGTAATCTCCCTACTTCTCCATCTCCACCCCCACCTTCTGCTCCTCCACCTGGCATAAAGGGACGAGGACCATTGTCTACCATGAATTCAAGAAGTCATTCATCAAAGAAACTGAAGCCTTTGCATTGGTTAAAAATATCTAGAGCAGTCTCAGGAAGCTTGTGGGCTGAGGCTCAAAAATGTAGTGATGCTCCCAA GGCACCAGAGATTGATATATCAGAGCTTGAATCTCTCTTCTCAGCCGCAGTTCCAACTTCTGGGCAAGGCAGTTCAGGAGGGAAAAGGAGTTCGGGGACCTCAATGGGGCAGAAGCCGGAGAAAGTGCAACTG GTTGATCTTAGACGGGCTTATAATTGTGAAATCATGCTTTCTAAGGTGAAGATACCACTGCATGACATGCTG AGTTCGGTGCTTGCACTGGAAGATTCAGCACTAGATGTGGATCAGGTGGAGAATCTGATTAAGTTTTGCCCAACTAAGGAGGAGATGGAAACACTCAAG GGTTATAAAGGAGAGAAGGAGAAGTTGGGTCGATGTGAACAG TTTATGTTAGAGTTGATGCAAGTACCACGAACAGAGTCCAAGCTGCGAGTTTTTTCGTTTAAGATTCAGTTTGAATCTCAG GTTTCTGAGCTAAGGAAGAGTCTGAATATTGTGAATTCGGCAGCAGATCAG ATCAAAGgttcatcaaaattgaaaagGATTATGCAAACAATTCTCTCTCTCGGAAATGCTTTGAACCAGGGAACTGCTAGAG GTTCTGCTGTTGGATTCAGGTTAGATAGCCTCCTTAAACTAACAGAGACACGTGCACGAAACAATAAGATGACTCTCATGCATTATCTTTGCAAG ATACAACTGAAATTTCTTGCAGAGGAAATGCAAGCTATTAGCAAAGGACTGGAGAAAGTTGTACAAGAACTGTCCATGTCTGAAAACGACGGAGCTGTGTCTGAGAATTTCCTTAAG GCTTTGAAGGATTTTCTATGTTATGCTGAAGGTGAAGTGAGGTCCTTGGCTCAACTTTATTCTGGTGTG GGTAGAAATGTTGACACATTGATTCTATACTTTGGTGAAGATCCAGCTCGTTGCCCATTTGAACAAG TTATCACAACATTACTAAACTTCCGAAGGATGTTCAATCAAGCCCTAGAGGAAAACCGAAAGCAGGTGGAGTTTAAGAGAAAGAAAGCAGAGAAGGAAGCATTGGAGAAGCAGAAGATGAATGATCATTCGGAGAAAACTTGA